The following proteins come from a genomic window of Streptomyces sp. NBC_01716:
- a CDS encoding nitrilase-related carbon-nitrogen hydrolase produces MARVVRAALVQATWTGETESMIAKHEDHAREAARQGAKVIGFQEVFNAPYFCQVQEPEHYRWAEPVPDGPTVTRMRALAQETGMVVVVPVFEVEQSGFYYNTAAVIDADGTYLGKYRKHHIPQVKGFWEKYYFKPGNAGWPVFDTAVGKIGVYICYDRHFPEGWRQLGLNGAELVYNPSATSRGLSSYLWQLEQPAAAVANEYFVAAINRVGQEEYGDNDFYGTSYFVDPRGQFVGETASDKAEELVVRDLDFGVIDEVRRQWAFYRDRRPDAYEGLVQP; encoded by the coding sequence GTGGCCAGAGTCGTACGCGCCGCACTCGTCCAGGCGACCTGGACCGGCGAAACCGAATCCATGATCGCCAAGCATGAGGACCACGCCCGCGAGGCGGCCCGGCAAGGCGCCAAGGTCATCGGCTTCCAGGAGGTGTTCAACGCCCCTTACTTCTGCCAGGTACAGGAGCCCGAGCACTACCGGTGGGCCGAACCGGTCCCCGACGGGCCGACCGTGACCCGGATGCGGGCCCTCGCGCAGGAGACCGGAATGGTCGTCGTCGTGCCGGTCTTCGAGGTCGAGCAGTCCGGGTTCTACTACAACACCGCGGCCGTGATCGACGCCGACGGCACGTATCTCGGCAAGTACCGCAAGCACCACATCCCGCAGGTCAAGGGCTTCTGGGAGAAGTACTACTTCAAGCCGGGCAACGCGGGCTGGCCCGTCTTCGACACCGCAGTGGGCAAGATCGGCGTATACATCTGCTACGACCGGCACTTCCCGGAAGGCTGGCGCCAACTCGGCCTGAACGGCGCCGAACTGGTCTACAACCCCTCGGCCACCTCGCGCGGTCTCTCCAGCTATCTGTGGCAGCTGGAGCAGCCCGCCGCCGCCGTCGCCAACGAGTACTTCGTCGCCGCGATCAACCGCGTCGGCCAGGAGGAGTACGGCGACAACGACTTCTACGGGACGTCGTACTTCGTCGACCCGCGCGGCCAGTTCGTCGGCGAGACTGCGAGCGACAAGGCCGAGGAACTGGTCGTCAGGGACCTGGACTTCGGGGTCATCGACGAGGTGCGCCGGCAGTGGGCGTTCTACCGGGACCGCCGCCCGGACGCGTACGAGGGGCTGGTGCAACCGTGA